Proteins from a single region of Haliaeetus albicilla chromosome Z, bHalAlb1.1, whole genome shotgun sequence:
- the CDO1 gene encoding cysteine dioxygenase type 1 isoform X1, with translation MEQPVQTETWKARSLEELVRILHRIFAEDKVSVEEVQALMESYESNPEEWLQYAKFDQYRYTRNLVDNGNGKFNLMILCWGEGHGSSIHDHTDSHCFMKILQGNLKETLFEWPEKKGNGEMTKKSERVLRENQCAYINDSIGLHRVENISHTESAVSLHLYSPPFDSCNTFDQRTGHKHKVKMTFYSQFGERTLCATAVPQENN, from the exons ATGGAGCAGCCGGTGCAGACGGAGACGTGGAAGGCGCGGAGCCTGGAGGAGCTGGTCCGCATCCTCCATCGAATATTCGCCGAGGACAAAGTCAGCGTGGAGGAGGTGCAGGCGCTCATGGAGTCGTACGAGAGCAACCCCGAGGAGTGGCTGCAGTACGCCAAATTCGACCAGTACAG GTATACAAGAAATCTTGTGGACAATGGAAATGGAAAGTTCAACTTGATGATCTTGTGCTGGGGTGAAGGGCACGGCAG CAGCATCCATGATCACACTGACTCACATTGCTTCATGAAGATCCTCCAGGGAAATCTAAAGGAGACTCTGTTTGAATGGCCtgagaaaaaagggaatggTGAAATGACTAAGAAATCAGAACGAGTTTTGAGGGAAAATCAATGTGCCTACATTAATG ACTCCATTGGCCTGCACCGTGTGGAGAACATCAGCCACACAGAGTCCGCCGTCAGCCTGCATTTGTACAGCCCGCCCTTTGACAGCTGTAACACCTTTGACCAGAGGACTGGGCACAAGCACAAGGTCAAGATGACCTTCTACAGCCAGTTTGGAGAAAGGACTCTCTGC GCGACAGCAGTGCCGCAGGAGAACAACTGA
- the CDO1 gene encoding cysteine dioxygenase type 1 isoform X2, with translation MEQPVQTETWKARSLEELVRILHRIFAEDKVSVEEVQALMESYESNPEEWLQYAKFDQYRYTRNLVDNGNGKFNLMILCWGEGHGSSIHDHTDSHCFMKILQGNLKETLFEWPEKKGNGEMTKKSERVLRENQCAYINDSIGLHRVENISHTESAVSLHLYSPPFDSCNTFDQRTGHKHKVKMTFYSQFGERTLCVTNGGDSSAAGEQLRSTSTRLHKTC, from the exons ATGGAGCAGCCGGTGCAGACGGAGACGTGGAAGGCGCGGAGCCTGGAGGAGCTGGTCCGCATCCTCCATCGAATATTCGCCGAGGACAAAGTCAGCGTGGAGGAGGTGCAGGCGCTCATGGAGTCGTACGAGAGCAACCCCGAGGAGTGGCTGCAGTACGCCAAATTCGACCAGTACAG GTATACAAGAAATCTTGTGGACAATGGAAATGGAAAGTTCAACTTGATGATCTTGTGCTGGGGTGAAGGGCACGGCAG CAGCATCCATGATCACACTGACTCACATTGCTTCATGAAGATCCTCCAGGGAAATCTAAAGGAGACTCTGTTTGAATGGCCtgagaaaaaagggaatggTGAAATGACTAAGAAATCAGAACGAGTTTTGAGGGAAAATCAATGTGCCTACATTAATG ACTCCATTGGCCTGCACCGTGTGGAGAACATCAGCCACACAGAGTCCGCCGTCAGCCTGCATTTGTACAGCCCGCCCTTTGACAGCTGTAACACCTTTGACCAGAGGACTGGGCACAAGCACAAGGTCAAGATGACCTTCTACAGCCAGTTTGGAGAAAGGACTCTCTGCGTAA CAAATGGTG GCGACAGCAGTGCCGCAGGAGAACAACTGAGAAGCACCAGCACACGTTTGCATAAGACCTGCTGA